Proteins encoded within one genomic window of Aspergillus nidulans FGSC A4 chromosome VII:
- a CDS encoding uncharacterized protein (transcript_id=CADANIAT00008230) has protein sequence MVDATSPPGVNAVVNYYVPNSDGSPPATNDMAVMLGQKDMISHKMRIRDLRPYKEEYSLDRNGFQYATIHSTLTDATDETQIKEVYYREIEKLVQDITGAKRVLAFHHAVRTRTGNEFGEQIKDRYQGVEGPAYRVHIDQTPQGALSIVQFMFPDLADDVRNGSFQVINVWRPLTRVQRDPLMVADAAEMPPEDLLLISRKYYNGLHSSNFVIKYDGRMAAGEGPTDGLSGDGKHSWWYIGDQEPTEALVFSSSGFRNGKAIIGTAHDLYSAEPMINAYERKNASSLYGHDESQI, from the exons ATGGTTGATGCAACGTCTCCCCCCGGCGTCAACGCAGTGGTGAATTACTACGTGCCCAACAGCGATGGGTCTCCGCCTGCCACCAACGACATGGCCGTCATGCTGGGCCAAAAGGACATGATTTCCCACAAAATGCGAATCCGCGATCTGCGCCCTTACAAGGAGGAGTATTCGCTGGATCGCAACGGCTTCCAGTACGCGACGATCCACTCCACGCTTACGGATGCCACCGACGAGACCCAGATCAAAGAGGTCTACTACCGAGAGATTGAGAAACTGGTCCAAGATAT CACCGGGGCCAAGCGGGTGCTTGCCTTCCACCATGCAGTGCGCACCCGCACCGGCAACGAGTTCggcgagcagatcaaagacCGCTACCAGGGCGTCGAGGGGCCCGCGTATCGCGTACACATTGACCAGACCCCCCAGGGCGCGCTCAGCATCGTGCAGTTTATGTTTCCCGATCTCGCGGACGATGTCCGCAACGGCAGTTTCCAGGTGATCAACGTTTGGCGCCCGTTGACGCGGGTGCAGCGTGACCCCCTGATGGTGGCTGATGCGGCCGAGATGCCGCCCGAGGACCTGCTTCTAATCAGCCGGAAGTATTACAACGGGCTGCATTCGTCCAACTTTGTCATTAAGTATGATGGTCGAATGGCGGCTGGGGAGGGCCCGACGGATGGGCTGAGCGGTGATGGAAAGCATAGCTGGTGGTATATCGGGGACCAGGAGCCCACCGAAGCGTTGGTTTTCTCCTCATCTGGCTTCCGCAATGGAAAGGCGATCATCGGCACGGCACATG ACCTTTACTCGGCAGAACCAATGATAAATGCATATGAACGCAAGAATGCTAGCTCATTATATGGCCATGATGAGTCCCAGATATAG
- a CDS encoding protein CYP503B1 (transcript_id=CADANIAT00008231), whose protein sequence is MDNYTWHSGTLIPSDSPSSIDRSQLYLEILGVLSVVYLLQTLVAYSKSFKAPFVGFRFWYEPKWLVGLRFSQGALAQVNEGYAKYKNAMFKVARNDSDILVIPNKYVEELRSLPDEKISAIRAHIKNLLGKYSTTLILLESDLHTRMLQTKLTPNLGSFIEVIESELLFAMDQEIPANLDDWQSVNVFHIVLRIVARISARVFLGVPACRNEEWLQTSIHYTENVFATVMLLRRFPKWMHPIVGHLLPSYWAIHRNLRTAKRIISPMVRQRRAEEAKRNPDYVKPNDLLQWMMDGANENDGQPDKLAHRQLLLSLASIHTTTMAAAHCFYDLCQHPEYFEPLREEINDVIAQDGGWKKTTLNKMRKLDSFLKESQRINPPSLLAFNRIVSEDLTLSDGTLLPKGTHFSMPSAAILQDNGVEPGADQFDGFRYYKKRLNPEEANKHQFAMTDNNNLHFGHGKYSCPGRFFASNEIKIIMAHLLTDYEFKYPRGATRPRNLTADENLYPDPSARLLMRRRVVAPPQASITPQLVSA, encoded by the exons ATGGACAACTATACCTGGCACTCTGGGACCCTCATCCCTTCCGATTCACCATCATCCATTGATCGCTCGCAGCTCTATCTGGAGATCCTCGGCGTTCTTAGCGTGGTCTACCTGCTCCAAACCCTGGTCGCATATTCCAAATCCTTCAAGGCCCCTTTCGTGGGCTTCCGATTCTGGTATGAGCCGAAATGGTTGGTAGGACTACGTTTCTCCCAGGGCGCTCTGGCGCAGGTCAATGAAGGATACGCCAAG TACAAGAACGCCATGTTCAAGGTCGCCCGCAACGACTCAGACATCCTGGTTATCCCCAACAAGTATGTCGAGGAACTGCGATCCCTGCCTGACGAGAAGATCAGCGCCATCCGCGCGCATATCAAGAATCTCCTGGGAAAGTACTCGACCACGCTGATCCTCCTGGAGAGCGACCTGCATACGCGCATGCTGCAGACCAAGCTGACCCCTAATCTCGGCTCCTTCATCGAGGTCATCGAGTCGgagctcctcttcgccatggACCAGGAGATCCCCGCGAACCTAGACGACTGGCAGAGCGTCAATGTGTTCCACATCGTTCTTCGCATCGTGGCGCGCATCTCCGCACGCGTGTTCTTGGGCGTCCCCGCCTGCCGCAATGAGGAATGGCTCCAGACCTCTATTCACTACACCGAGAACGTCTTTGCGACCGTCATGCTGTTGCGGCGCTTCCCCAAGTGGATGCACCCGATTGTGGGACACCTCCTCCCCAGCTACTGGGCAATCCACAGGAACCTGCGGACCGCGAAGCGCATCATCAGTCCCATGGTGCGCCAGCGCCGCGCAGAAGAGGCCAAGCGGAACCCGGACTATGTAAAGCCCAACGATCTCCTCCAGTGGATGATGGACGGCGCAAACGAGAACGACGGGCAGCCCGACAAGCTGGCGCaccgccagctcctcctAAGCCTGGCTTCCATCCACACAACAACCATGGCGGCGGCGCACTGCTTCTACGATCTCTGCCAACATCCCGAGTACTTTGAGCCGTTGCGCGAGGAGATCAACGACGTAATTGCCCAGGATGGCGGCTGGAAAAAGACCACTCTCAACAAGATGCGCAAGCTGGACAGCTTTCTTAAAGAAAGCCAACGCATCAACCCGCCCAGTCTCT TGGCATTCAACCGCATTGTCTCGGAAGACCTGACGCTCTCGGACGGCACCCTCCTGCCCAAAGGAACGCATTTCAGCATGCCCTCCGCGGCCATCCTCCAGGACAACGGCGTGGAACCCGGTGCCGACCAATTCGATGGGTTCCGATACTACAAGAAGCGCCTCAACCCCGAGGAAGCCAACAAGCACCAGTTCGCCATGACCGACAACAACAACCTCCATTTTGGCCACGGCAAGTACTCATGTCccggccgcttcttcgcctccaacGAGATCAAGATCATCATGGCGCACCTGTTGACCGACTACGAATTCAAATACCCCCGGGGCGCGACAAGGCCGCGGAATCTGACGGCCGATGAGAACCTGTATCCAGATCCGTCGGCACGTCTGCTCATGAGACGACGGGTGGTGGCTCCGCCGCAGGCGTCGATCACGCCGCAGCTTGTCTCAGCCTAG
- a CDS encoding protein pbcR (transcript_id=CADANIAT00008232) — MYPWSSTGTSPFSHPDNEGAESGDMSMGEEQQQPHQRRQKFNNLRACQSCRASKVRCDQPNPGMPCLRCQKSGKPCVDAASQPGKRQRQPINSILEMESRIETILSSAELQDSAGDGETAHSTALRSPSQLSHHIQPFQHLPMGFAIPFNGGNSGTEDLNSSIRSWLNDNITDLDARTTETIFSHYLTNMVPTFPVVVFATGTTAADVRRNNPILFLAILDVASSGFCALETQRKLRKLIVQAYVHCMLRTEQYTLGLLQALIVSATWYRTIEPVEPGEQMDIYQISHTAANMALIMRLGESLNAKSWGGPMFPRREMKKGPGSAFQADSLEARRVWLGCHYICSNTSMSLRAPNIMRWTRLMDECLEVLENSPAALLSDRLLCQHIRLQHITEEFAMHLSAEEASAPAKSRAIQIQVTHRAFKRQLSEWRRTVGDGWDAHCTATSDDVPEDNAQRLTPPPPIVAIEPHAITEFMDTIDNIFRVFTSLDMSTIRALPAMYLIRIIYTFIILVKLYFAAAKLPAQDAVLQVDGLQVSRRFNRVIQMTAGWGPLWPATKLTTVFTKMRSWFESGGDNNCQRLQQAAAWLTGWELKPPSQGRDAHAMNMAEVVSDDGSIVASSSRGPASWVPSLASTDVDTLAFSHEPPLGTEFSIAPPPFRSMSCATKSCSPQAGAAEFMHDEEVPLEGQRLGDLPNIDQMDDVGMDWSQYTNMGFDLYNLDAPFLPNPPSGFDPDAAMKDNCADRNT, encoded by the exons ATGTACCCGTGGAGTTCGACAGGAACGTCACCGTTTTCGCATCCCGACAATGAAGGCGCGGAATCGGGGGATATGAGCATGGgggaagagcagcagcaacccCACCAGAGGCGCCAGAAATT CAACAACCTGCGCGCATGCCAGTCCTGCCGCGCTTCGAAAGTACGATGCGACCAGCCTAACCCGGGCATGCCCTGTCTTCGGTGCCAGAAATCAGGCAAGCCGTGCGTGGATGCCGCCAGTCAACCGGGGAAGCGACAGCGCCAACCTATCAACAGTATCCTGGAGATGGAGTCGCGAATCGAAACGATATTGTCGTCCGCAGAATTGCAGGACAGCGCTGGGGACGGGGAGACTGCCCATTCCACCGCACTCCGTTCGCCTTCCCAGTTGTCGCACCACATCCAACCGTTTCAGCACCTCCCCATGGGATTCGCGATACCGTTCAATG GAGGAAATTCCGGGACGGAAGATCTGAACTCGAGCATCCGATCATGGCTGAATGACAACATCACCGACCTGGATGCTCGTACCACAGAGACAATCTTCAGTCATTATTTGACCAACATGGTGCCCACCTTTCCGGTCGTCGTCTTTGCGACAGGCACCACGGCGGCCGACGTCCGACGGAACAACCCTATTCTTTTTCTAGCTATTCTCGACGTGGCCTCGTCGGGATTCTGTGCGCTTGAGACGCAGCGGAAACTGCGAAAGCTGATTGTTCAAGCGTACGTGCATTGCATGCTGCGAACCGAACAGTATACTCTCGGATTGCTCCAGGCCCTGATTGTATCCGCCACATGGTATCGCACGATTGAGCCTGTCGAGCCGGGGGAGCAGATGGATATCTACCAGATCAGCCACACAGCAGCCAATATGGCCTTGATCATGAGGCTAGGGGAGAGTTTGAATGCCAAATCTTGGGGGGGTCCCATGTTTCCTCGGCGGGAGATGAAAAAGGGTCCTGGAAGCGCCTTTCAGGCGGACTCGCTGGAAGCTCGGCGCGTGTGGCTTGGGTGTCATTATATTTGCTCGAA TACCTCCATGTCCCTCCGCGCCCCAAACATCATGAGATGGACCCGTCTGATGGACGAATGTCTGGAGGTATTGGAAAATTCCCCGGCGGCCCTTCTATCGGACAGGCTTCTGTGTCAGCATATCCGGCTGCAGCATATCACTGAAGAATTCGCGATGCATTTGTCCGCAGAAGAGGCTTCAGCTCCCGCGAAATCCCGAGCGATTCAGATCCAGGTAACCCATCGTGCTTTCAAACGACAGCTCAGCGAATGGCGTAGGACTGTTGGTGATGGTTGGGATG CCCACTGCACAGCGACGAGTGATGATGTTCCCGAAGATAACGCCCAGCGCTTGacgccaccaccaccgatTGTGGCAATCGAGCCGCATGCGATTACCGAGTTTATGGATACGATAGATAATATTTTTCGGGTGTTCACCTCACTGGATATGTCGACCATTCGAGCCCTACCCGCGATGTACCTGATTCGGATAATCTACACATTCATCATCCTGGTCAAACTATACTTTGCGGCAGCCAAACTACCAGCGCAGGACGCCGTGTTGCAAGTCGACGGACTGCAGGTCTCTAGGCGCTTCAATCGCGTGATCCAGATGACCGCAGGATGGGGCCCGTTGTGGCCTGCTACGAAACTAACCACCGTGTTCACCAAGATGCGGTCGTGGTTTGAAAGCGGAGGGGATAACAATTGCCAGAGGCTGCAGCAGGCCGCGGCGTGGCTCACGGGATGGGAGCTTAAGCCCCCGTCCCAGGGCCGAGACGCTCACGCCATGAACATGGCCGAAGTTGTCTCGGATGATGGATCAATTGTCGCTTCCAGCTCACGAGGTCCGGCATCCTGGGTTCCGTCGCTGGCGTCCACGGACGTGGATACTCTTGCCTTCTCGCACGAACCCCCCCTCGGCACTGAGTTTTCGATAGCCCCTCCACCTTTCCGGTCAATGTCTTGTGCTACAAAATCATGTTCTCCTCAGGCGGGAGCTGCTGAGTTTATGCACGACGAGGAGGTTCCGCTTGAAGGCCAACGTCTGGGGGACCTCCCGAATATAGACCAGATGGACGACGTGGGCATGGATTGGAGCCAGTATACCAACATGGGCTTTGACTTGTACAATCTAGACGCGCCATTTTTGCCAAACCCTCCTTCTGGCTTTGATCCAGACGCAGCAATGAAGGATAATTGCGCAGATAGAAACACATGA
- a CDS encoding glutathione S-transferase family protein (transcript_id=CADANIAT00008228) produces the protein MNTLNAPRNPTRHPAMTADTLVDAPALPHQNGSTEEKLKERGSFGKLYTYKRSPRALGIQAVAKSIGLELEQVELQPANGVPDFYWNLNPLGKTPTFVGADGLVLTECMAIALHVTNEDSTTTLLGSSSLDFVQIIRWISFTNTDVVTRMASWVRPLIGYTPYSKEEVLKAQQQTTQAIGVFEDSLRDRKYLVGDRLTLADIMCVSLVSFGFAQIFDKEWREAFPYFSGWYMMVMHLPIMKAVVEEVPFVEEGLPNAPPTEPFRAP, from the exons ATGAA TACTCTCAATGCACCCCGGAATCCCACGCGTCACCCAGCTATGACCGCGGATACGCTTGTCGACGCACCGGCTCTGCCGCATCAGAATGGCAGTACAGAAGAGAAACTGAAGGAGCGCGGAAGCTTTGGAAAGCTCTACACGTACAAG CGGAGCCCCCGAGCCCTAGGCATCCAAGCTGTCGCAAAATCCATCGgcttggagctggagcaagtCGAGCTGCAGCCGGCCAACGGCGTCCCAGACTTCTACTGGAACCTGAACCCGCTGGGCAAGACCCCGACGTTTGTCGGCGCAGACGGCCTGGTGCTGACGGAGTGTATGGCGATTGCCCTGCACG TGACCAACGAAGACTCGACGACCACGCTCCTGGGCAGCAGCTCGCTCGACTTCGTCCAGATCATCCGCTGGATCTCGTTCACCAACACGGATGTCGTCACCCGCATGGCGTCCTGGGTCCGGCCGTTGATCGGCTACACGCCGTACAGCAAGGAGGAGGTGCTCAaggcgcagcagcagacgacGCAGGCCATCGGCGTCTTCGAGGACAGCTTGCGCGACCGCAAGTATCTCGTGGGCGACCGCCTGACGCTGGCTGATATCATGTGTGTCAGCTTGGTGTCGTTTGGGTTCGCGCAGATCTTCGATAAGGAGTGGAGGGAGGCCTTTCCATACTTTTCGGGCTGGTACATGATGGTTATGCATTTACCCATCATGAAGGCAgtggtggaggaggtgcCGTTTGTCGAGGAGGGCTTGCCGAATGCACCGCCCACGGAGCCGTTCAGGGCGCCTTAG
- a CDS encoding uncharacterized protein (transcript_id=CADANIAT00008229) yields the protein MVSLKTVQASNAGLRALPNITALFVGGTSGIGQSTLRQLARYADSPTAYIIGRNEARTRPFLSELQQLNPKGRFHFIEADVSLVRNVDAACQQILQQQKKLNFLFMTPGGISLGGRNETVEGIDYLFALRYYSRMRFIQNLLPLLEASSPSRVISVYGGGFEYSINTADLDLKHNFSLLNAYKHSITMTSLSMEHLARTHPAVSFIHVYPGLVGTNIYTNSFPAPVSTFYNYLVWPFMKPFSVDLGESGERHLFHLSSAHYPAKQGIVPQGVPLEAGEVAKGITGEPGSGAYLLNWKGDVRPSTKILAQYREQKIPQLVWDHTESLMDQAVHR from the exons ATGGTCTCTCTGAAGACGGTGCAAGCATCTAACGCCGGCCTTCGGGCGCTCCCCAACATTACGGCCTTGTTTGTTGGCGGCACCAGTGGCATCGGCCAGAGCACCCTGCGCCAGCTGGCCCGTTACGCCGACAGCCCGACGGCCTATATCATCGGTCGCAACGAGGCTCGCACCCGGCCGTTCTTGTCGGAACTGCAGCAATTGAACCCCAAGGGCCGCTTCCACTTCATCGAGGCGGATGTGTCGCTCGTACGGAATGTGGACGCCGCGTGCCAGCAgattctccagcagcagaagaagctgaactTTCTCTTCATGACCCCGGGCGGGATTTCTCTAGGGGGCCGAAACG AAACCGTCGAAGGCATCGACTACCTCTTCGCTCTCCGCTACTACTCCCGGATGCGCTTTATTCAGAACCTCCTCCCGCTGCTGGAGGCGTCGAGCCCAAGCCGCGTGATTAGCGTCTACGGCGGCGGCTTCGAGTACTCCATAAACACGGCCGACCTCGACCTCAAGCACAACTTCTCCCTGCTCAACGCCTACAAGCACTCCATCACCATGACCTCCCTGAGCATGGAGCACCTCGCCCGCACCCACCCGGCCGTCAGTTTCATTCACGTCTACCCGGGTCTCGTTGGCACCAACATCTACACCAACAGCTTCCCAGCTCCGGTTTCGACCTTCTACAATTACCTCGTGTGGCCGTTCATGAAGCCGTTTTCCGTGGATCTCGGCGAGAGTGGCGAGCGACATCTTTTCCATCTGAGCTCGGCACACTACCCAGCAAAGCAGGGCATTGTGCCCCAGGGTGTTCCGCTGGAGGCTGGCGAGGTCGCTAAAGGCATTACTGGGGAACCGGGGAGTGGCGCCTACCTGTTGAATTGGAAGGGGGATGTTAGGCCGAGCACCAAGATTCTGGCGCAGTATCGGGAGCAGAAGATACCTCAGTTGGTTTGGGATCATACTGAGAGCCTTATGGACCAGGCAGTTCATCGATAG
- a CDS encoding NmrA/HSCARG family protein (transcript_id=CADANIAT00008233) — protein MPSGRSNSNITMAQLLVVLGATGQQGISVINHVLSDPILSSKYSIRGVTRDASKPAAQDLMMKSLDIVSADFDDPASIYAALRGAHTVFAMTCTIYDEHAKTREEDQGKTIADAAVAVGARYLIWSTATHAGNTSGGKYSVPAFDVRWDVEQYIRGLPIQSAFVAPATFMQNLRDMMAPQPCEDGTYAIANIHSPQTRFPWLDVVADLGKFVGAILEQPEKYDGKVLGASSCIHSLVEVAQILSKVSGRTVKYVVMPESKFRSFCPPDGADSIVNMFLFIQDYGYYGVETEKVVEWSIQQVTGRLITIEEFAKTLHFA, from the coding sequence ATGCCCTCTGGCCGATCTAACAGTAATATCACCATGGCGCAACTTCTCGTTGTCTTGGGCGCGACGGGCCAGCAAGGCATCTCCGTCATCAACCACGTCTTGTCTGACCCCATTCTCTCCAGTAAATATTCGATCCGTGGCGTCACACGAGATGCCTCGAAACCGGCTGCACAAGATCTCATGATGAAGTCACTCGATATTGTCTCGGCGGACTTCGACGACCCGGCATCGATCTATGCTGCCTTACGAGGCGCACACACCGTCTTCGCCATGACATGCACAATCTATGACGAGCATGCCAAAACACGTGAAGAAGACCAGGGTAAGACTATCGCCGATGCGGCCGTTGCCGTTGGAGCGCGGTACCTGATCTGGAGTACTGCGACGCACGCCGGGAACACGTCCGGCGGGAAATATTCAGTCCCTGCATTCGATGTCCGCTGGGACGTCGAGCAGTACATACGCGGCCTCCCCATCCAGAGCGCGTTTGTGGCGCCGGCTACCTTCATGCAGAATCTGCGCGACATGATGGCACCTCAGCCGTGTGAGGATGGCACGTACGCCATCGCCAACATCCACTCTCCGCAGACGCGGTTTCCCTGGCTGGATGTCGTGGCGGACCTGGGGAAGTTTGTTGGTGCCATTCTCGAGCAGCCAGAGAAGTACGACGGTAAGGTGCTTGGGGCCTCGTCTTGCATTCATTCGCTTGTAGAGGTGGCGCAGATTCTCAGCAAGGTGTCTGGCAGGACAGTTAAGTATGTGGTGATGCCGGAGTCCAAGTTCCGATCCTTCTGTCCTCCTGATGGTGCGGACAGCATTGTGAATATGTTTCTGTTTATTCAGGACTATGGGTACTATGGTGTGGAAACAGAAAAGGTGGTTGAGTGGTCGATCCAGCAGGTCACAGGACGCCTTATTACCATCGAGGAGTTTGCCAAAACTCTTCACTTTGCGTAA